A window of the Euwallacea fornicatus isolate EFF26 chromosome 15, ASM4011564v1, whole genome shotgun sequence genome harbors these coding sequences:
- the LOC136343720 gene encoding cytochrome P450 4C1-like isoform X2, whose amino-acid sequence MKKSLVYKFLEGWLGQGLLTSTGTKWHSRRKVLTQAFHFNVLQKFLSIFNEETNNFTKQVEAFNAENPSNEGVNILPLITHLTLQSIIETSLGVSNVKDEAVKIYRENIYKMGDFVVNRIRQPWKLFSMIYSYSSDAKKEKSTINKLHEFTYTVMREREKNLLNQNDEKLIATTYSGRKIMRMLDLLLHKKITEGSIDYEGIREEVDTFMFEGHDTTSAALVFLLHCLSQYPDVQEEVRKEILSTLGPDNKNLSFQELQDLPYTERVIKETLRLYPSVPFISRIASQDFVTHTGYKIPRGSVLYLHIFDLHRNPDIYENPLKFDPDRFLPENAVKRHPFAYLPFSAGPRNCIGQKFAMLEIKSVICGILRKFRLVAHPETDIHLQIDLILRFEGDLKIKFESL is encoded by the exons ATGAAAAAGAGCTTGGTGTATAAATTTCTGGAAGGGTGGCTTGGTCAAGGATTGCTAACAAGTACAG GCACGAAGTGGCACAGCAGAAGAAAAGTGCTGACTCAAGCGTTCCACTTCAACGTCCTGCAGAAATTCTTGAGCATATTCAATGAGGAAACTAACAACTTTACAAAGCAAGTTGAGGCTTTCAATGCTGAAAATCCCTCAAACGAAGGTGTTAACATTCTGCCCTTAATTACGCATCTAACACTGCAGTCAATAAttg AAACCTCGCTAGGAGTGAGTAATGTTAAGGATGAGGCAGTGAAAATCTACAGggaaaacatttataaaatgGGGGATTTTGTAGTGAATCGCATTAGACAGCCCTGGAAGTTGTTTTCGATGATTTACTCGTACAGCAGTGAtgccaaaaaggaaaaatcaacaattaaTAAGTTGCACGAGTTCACCTACACGGTGATGCGAGAGAGGGAGAAAAATCTCTTGAATCAAAACGACGAAAAACTGATAGCCACTACGTATTCTGGCAGGAAAATCATGAGGATGTTGGATTTGCTACTACACAAAAAAATCACCGAAGGCTCCATTGACTACGAGGGCATTAGGGAGGAAGTGGATACCTTCATGTTTGaa GGCCACGATACCACTTCAGCAGCCCTGGTATTCCTTCTGCACTGTCTTTCTCAATACCCAGACGTCCAGGAAGAAGTCCGTAAAGAAATCTTATCAACTTTGGGTCCTGACAACAAAAATCTTTCGTTCCAAGAACTGCAAGACTTGCCTTATACTGAGAGAGTTATTAAAGAAACCCTCCGCCTGTATCCCAGTGTTCCCTTTATATCTAGGATAGCAAGTCAGGATTTTGTCACCCATACAGGCTACAAAATTCCAAGGGGTTCTGTGCTGTATCTGCACATTTTTGATCTCCATAGAAACCCTGATATCTATGAAAATCCCCTGAAGTTTGATCCGGATAGATTCTTGCCAGAAAATGCTGTAAAAAGGCATCCGTTCGCATATTTGCCTTTTAGTGCCGGGCCTAGAAACTGCATAG GTCAAAAGTTTGCGATGCTAGAGATTAAATCCGTTATATGTggaattttaaggaaattccGACTGGTGGCACATCCAGAGACTGATATTCACCTCCAAATAGACCTTATTCTGAGATTTGAAGgagatttgaaaatcaaattcgAGTCGCTCTGA
- the LOC136343720 gene encoding cytochrome P450 4C1-like isoform X1: protein MLLDLLHLPFYAILLALVYLIFRRYRYRRIVAKIPAPPGHWFLENLDVVLNKQSTGEIFQTLRSFAKEYGSIYRITTPFITTINFLNPHDLEIILSQKKHMKKSLVYKFLEGWLGQGLLTSTGTKWHSRRKVLTQAFHFNVLQKFLSIFNEETNNFTKQVEAFNAENPSNEGVNILPLITHLTLQSIIETSLGVSNVKDEAVKIYRENIYKMGDFVVNRIRQPWKLFSMIYSYSSDAKKEKSTINKLHEFTYTVMREREKNLLNQNDEKLIATTYSGRKIMRMLDLLLHKKITEGSIDYEGIREEVDTFMFEGHDTTSAALVFLLHCLSQYPDVQEEVRKEILSTLGPDNKNLSFQELQDLPYTERVIKETLRLYPSVPFISRIASQDFVTHTGYKIPRGSVLYLHIFDLHRNPDIYENPLKFDPDRFLPENAVKRHPFAYLPFSAGPRNCIGQKFAMLEIKSVICGILRKFRLVAHPETDIHLQIDLILRFEGDLKIKFESL from the exons ATGTTGTTGGATTTATTGCATTTGCCGTTCTACGCAATTCTTCTAGcgttagtttatttaattttcaggaGATACAGATATAGGAGGATTGTGGCTAAAATTCCAGCCCCACCGGGGCACTGGTTTCTGGAAAATTTGGATGTAGTACTAAACAAGCAAAGTACAG GTGAAATTTTCCAGACTTTACGCAGCTTTGCCAAGGAATATGGATCTATTTACCGGATAACAACCCCTTTCATTACCACAATTAATTTCCTAAACCCGCACGATTTAGAG ATCATCTTGTCCCAGAAGAAGCACATGAAAAAGAGCTTGGTGTATAAATTTCTGGAAGGGTGGCTTGGTCAAGGATTGCTAACAAGTACAG GCACGAAGTGGCACAGCAGAAGAAAAGTGCTGACTCAAGCGTTCCACTTCAACGTCCTGCAGAAATTCTTGAGCATATTCAATGAGGAAACTAACAACTTTACAAAGCAAGTTGAGGCTTTCAATGCTGAAAATCCCTCAAACGAAGGTGTTAACATTCTGCCCTTAATTACGCATCTAACACTGCAGTCAATAAttg AAACCTCGCTAGGAGTGAGTAATGTTAAGGATGAGGCAGTGAAAATCTACAGggaaaacatttataaaatgGGGGATTTTGTAGTGAATCGCATTAGACAGCCCTGGAAGTTGTTTTCGATGATTTACTCGTACAGCAGTGAtgccaaaaaggaaaaatcaacaattaaTAAGTTGCACGAGTTCACCTACACGGTGATGCGAGAGAGGGAGAAAAATCTCTTGAATCAAAACGACGAAAAACTGATAGCCACTACGTATTCTGGCAGGAAAATCATGAGGATGTTGGATTTGCTACTACACAAAAAAATCACCGAAGGCTCCATTGACTACGAGGGCATTAGGGAGGAAGTGGATACCTTCATGTTTGaa GGCCACGATACCACTTCAGCAGCCCTGGTATTCCTTCTGCACTGTCTTTCTCAATACCCAGACGTCCAGGAAGAAGTCCGTAAAGAAATCTTATCAACTTTGGGTCCTGACAACAAAAATCTTTCGTTCCAAGAACTGCAAGACTTGCCTTATACTGAGAGAGTTATTAAAGAAACCCTCCGCCTGTATCCCAGTGTTCCCTTTATATCTAGGATAGCAAGTCAGGATTTTGTCACCCATACAGGCTACAAAATTCCAAGGGGTTCTGTGCTGTATCTGCACATTTTTGATCTCCATAGAAACCCTGATATCTATGAAAATCCCCTGAAGTTTGATCCGGATAGATTCTTGCCAGAAAATGCTGTAAAAAGGCATCCGTTCGCATATTTGCCTTTTAGTGCCGGGCCTAGAAACTGCATAG GTCAAAAGTTTGCGATGCTAGAGATTAAATCCGTTATATGTggaattttaaggaaattccGACTGGTGGCACATCCAGAGACTGATATTCACCTCCAAATAGACCTTATTCTGAGATTTGAAGgagatttgaaaatcaaattcgAGTCGCTCTGA